From the genome of Metarhizium brunneum chromosome 4, complete sequence, one region includes:
- the alg13 gene encoding UDP-N-acetylglucosamine transferase subunit alg13, translated as MTSNSGALERYCLVTVGATVGFEELTKEVLQSAFWQFLREQGFTALHVQCGPDIPWASARFSDQKEKLPKGFDVDVFDVKPNLMKDEMVLCQARPGQRAQGLVISHAGTGTILDAWKMGLPLIVVPNTRLLNDHQTEMAKHLARQGYATMSSADRLDLQEAIHKAVLLWEENKTTRWPAHNVRGKEKETLGLWDIRPGEVKKEEISQMSHD; from the exons ATGACTTCAAATTCAGGTGCCCTCGAAAGGTACTGTCTCGTCACAGTCGGCGCAACTGTTGGGTTTGAGGAATTAACAAAAGAAGTTCTCCAATCTGCCTTTTGGCAGTTTCTCAGAGAACAAGGCTTCACAGCCCTGCATGTCCAATGTGGACCTGACATTCCCTGGGCCAGTGCCCGATTCTCAGACCAGAAGGAGAAACTCCCCAAGGGGTTCGATGTTGACGTGTTTGACGTCAAACCCAATTTGATGAAGGACGAAATGGTTCTCTGCCAAGCTCGCCCGGGACAGCGAGCCCAAGGCTTGGTCATCTCACACGCAG GGACTGGAACTATTCTTGATGCGTGGAAGATGGGGCTTCCTCTCATCGTGGTTCCCAATACCCGATTGCTCAATGATCACCAAACCGAAATGGCCAAACATCTTGCGAGGCAAGGTTACGCAACCATGAGTTCCGCAGA CCGTCTTGATCTTCAGGAAGCGATTCACAAGGCGGTCCTTCTTTGGGAAGAGAATAAGACAACACGATGGCCGGCCCATAATGTTAGGGGTAAGGAGAAGGAGACTCTGGGACTCTGGGACATCAGGCCCGGGGAAgtaaagaaagaagaaatatCGCAGATGTCTCATGACTAG
- the carD gene encoding Beta-apo-4'-carotenal oxygenase, which translates to MAHVKTGPIPAFEPASLDGITAHVERLRKTFRTNKTKDMNFRLQQIRRLYWAVSDYEQLIEEAVMKDMGKCKFEAHVTEIDWVKNEAINVANKLETWAKDEYVVDLPMTYWPMRPRIRNEPLGQVLVIGAYNFPFQLNLTPVIGAIAAGNCVILKPSELSPHSAMILKKIFDEYLDPDCYVCVNGALEETKHVMEHKFDKIVFTGGKKTGAIIATKAAQSLTPVLLELGGQNPAFVTKNGDVKLAARRLLWQKCLNAGQVCLSHNYVLIERPVLNEFIAEVNKQYRTFMPKGAKDSDLSRIVNKGHFDRLMRMLNNSKGKIVMGGGSDEEKLWIEPTAVLVDDVEDTMMAEESFGPIWSIMPFDNLDEAIDIANKVDPTPLALFTFGSDEENNKVLNNVTSGGATVNDAFFHAMINATPLGGIGSSGQGSYHGYYSFKAFSHQRVITQVPKWAEKVLRVRYMPYSWDELSRYRMMNGQKPNFDREGNVTQGLKYWLGFLFGLGGKSTSSAALRWGIIFALIAMFFRLKRNSLGL; encoded by the exons ATGGCTCACGTCAAGACCGGCCCCATCCCGGCCTTTGAGCCCGCTTCCCTTGACGGCATCACTGCCCACGTCGAGCGTCTGCGCAAGACCTTCCGCaccaacaagaccaaggacaTGAACTTTCGTTTGCAGCAGATCCGCAGGCTCTACTGGGCCGTCTCTGACTATGAGCAACTCATTGAGGAGGCTGTCATGAAGGACATGGGAAAATGCAAGTTTGAGGCTCACGTCACCGAGATTGACTGGGTTAAGAACGAGGCTATCAATGTCGCCAATAAGCTCGAGACCTGGGCCAAGGATGAATACGTCGTCGACCTGCCTATGACTTACTGGCCAATGCGCCCGCGTATAAGAAACGAGCCTTTGGGCCAGGTGCTCGTCATTGGTGCTTACAACTTCCCCTTTCAGTTGAATCTCACTCCCGTCATtggcgccattgccgccggtAACTGTGTCATACTCAAGCCCTCTGAGCTGTCGCCTCACTCTGCCATGATTCTCAAGAAGATATTTGACGAGTACCTCGACCCGGATTGTTATGTATGTGTCAACGGTGCCTTGGAGGAAACTAAACATGTCATGGAGCATAAGTTTGATAAGATTGTCTTTACCGGTGGCAAGAAGACTGGTGCCATCATCGCAACCAAGGCTGCCCAGTCTCTCACACCCGTTCTTCTCGAACTTGGTGGCCAAAACCCAGCCTTCGTTACCAAGAATGGTGATGTCAAGCTCGCCGCCAGGCGTCTTCTGTGGCAAAAGTGCCTCAACGCTGGCCAGGTGTGCCTGTCGCACAATTATGTTCTTATTGAGCGTCCCGTCTTGAATGAGTTCATCGCCGAAGTAAACAAGCAGTACCGCACATTCATGCCCAAGGGCGCCAAGGACAGTGATTTGTCGCGTATTGTCAACAAAGGCCATTTCGATCGTCTGATGAGGATGCTGAACAACTCCAAGGGCAAGATTGTCATGGGAGGCGGGTCTGATGAAGAGAAGTTGTGGATCGAGCCGAcggccgtcctcgtcgacgaTGTTGAGGACACTATGATGGCCGAGGAGAGTTTCGGTCCCATTTGGTCTATCATGCCGTTTGATAatctcgacgaggccatTGACATTGCCAACAAGGTTGACCCGACGCCGTTGGCTCTTTTCACATTTGGTTCTGATgaagaaaataataaag TCCTGAACAATGTCACGTCAGGGGGTGCCACCGTCAACGATGCCTTTTTCCACGCCATGATCAACGCCACCCCCCTCGGCGGCATTGGCTCCTCCGGCCAAGGTAGTTACCACGGTTACTACTCCTTCAAAGCCTTTAGCCACCAGCGCGTCATCACCCAAGTCCCCAAATGGGCAGAAAAGGTCCTTCGCGTACGCTATATGCCGTACTCATGGGACGAATTAAGCCGTTACCGCATGATGAATGGACAAAAACCCAACTTTGACCGTGAGGGCAACGTTACCCAAGGTCTCAAGTACTGGCTCGGTTTCCTGTTCGGCCTCGGTGGGAAGAGCACATCCAGTGCAGCACTAAGGTGGGGGATCATCTTTGCCCTGATTGCCATGTTCTTTCGGCTGAAGAGAAATTCGCTAGGCCTGTAA
- the RSM24 gene encoding mitochondrial 37S ribosomal protein mS35, translating to MASASNAARLCALACRRAPRVHPLPLTRQISRQSLAAQRAFSTSSARWTDERTKKEGAGQGEGESPQQLELKTMNKAFAETATPEGLRQLDELAKTNGYNTIDEFLTAKLRQTPGWASEDRALEEELLKDDIGEKPNKSSFWFDEEDPETNTEEHDEFDEDDITSMAHGKLEEVREMRHYARLAAWEMPLLAKLAKPFVPPKENEVLRWRYTTYMGESHPAERKVVVQFAPDDLKLTPVQTAKLKKLAGPRYNPETDLVKISCESYEHQAQNKLYLTGLVDDLIAAAKDPKDTFEDVPLDLRHHRIKEKPRFPKEWRMTMERRLELDERRKAAAIADMERAEGGLLVDGKQAIDSYLMQKLIEEQEKQKVAEMVPAPKAGKGAAHARARR from the exons ATGGCGTCGGCTTCAAATGCCGCAAGGCTATGTGCGCTGGCATGCCGTAGGGCCCCTCGAGTCCATCCACTGCCTCTAACACGGCAAATTTCTCGGCAAAGCCTCGCTGCCCAGCGAGCATTCAGCACGTCATCTGCGCGATGGACCGACGAGAGGACGAAAAAGGAGGGGGCCGGACAGGGCGAGGGAGAGTCACCGCAGCAGTTGGAGTTGAAGACCATGAACAAGGCTTTCGCTGAGACGGCCACCCCCGAAGGATTGCGACAGCTTgacgagctggccaagacaaaCGGCTACAACACGATCGACGAGTTCTTAACAGCAAAACTGAGACAGACGCCTGGCTGGGCATCCGAAGACAGAGCATTGGAAGAGGAATTACTCAAGGACGACATTGGCGAGAAGCCCAATAAGTCATCGTTCTGgtttgacgaggaagacCCCGAAACCAACACCGAGGAGCATGATGAGtttgatgaagatgacatTACTTCTATGGCGCATGGCAAGCTGGAGGAAGTTCGAGAGATGAGACACTACGCCCGATTGGCAGCTTGGGAGATGCCTCTTCTCGCCA AACTCGCCAAGCCTTTCGTGCCCCCGAAGGAGAATGAAGTCCTCCGCTGGCGATACACAACCTACATGGGCGAATCACACCCCGCCGAAAGAAAAGTAGTCGTCCAGTTCGCCCCCGACGATCTGAAGCTCACGCCTGTCCAGACGGccaagctgaagaagcttgccGGTCCCCGGTACAACCCCGAGACGGACCTCGTCAAGATCAGCTGCGAAAGCTACGAGCACCAGGCCCAGAACAAGCTCTATCTAACAGGTTTAGTGGATGATTTGATTGCGGCGGCCAAAGACCCCAAGGATACCTTTGAGGATGTGCCTCTGGACCTGAGACATCACCGTATCAAGGAGAAGCCGAGATTCCCCAAGGAATGGAGAATGACCATGGAGCGACGACTGGAGCTGGACGAACGGCGAAAGGCGGCTGCGATtgcggacatggagcgagCCGAAGGTGGATTGCTGGTGGACGGCAAGCAGGCCATTGACAGCTATCTGATGCAGAAGCTGATTGAGGAACAGGAGAAGCAAAAGGTTGCAGAAATGGTGCCTGCGCCCAAGGCCGGAAAGGGTGCTGCGCATGCGAGAGCAAGGAGGTAG